A window of the Mus pahari chromosome 1, PAHARI_EIJ_v1.1, whole genome shotgun sequence genome harbors these coding sequences:
- the Uba2 gene encoding SUMO-activating enzyme subunit 2: MALSRGLPRELAEAVSGGRVLVVGAGGIGCELLKNLVLTGFSHIDLIDLDTIDVSNLNRQFLFQKKHVGRSKAQVAKESVLQFHPQANIEAHHDSIMNPDYNVEFFRQFILVMNALDNRAARNHVNRMCLAADVPLIESGTAGYLGQVTTIKKGVTECYECHPKPTQRTFPGCTIRNTPSEPIHCIVWAKYLFNQLFGEEDADQEVSPDRADPEAAWEPTEAEARARASNEDGDIKRISTKEWAKSTGYDPVKLFTKLFKDDIRYLLTMDKLWRKRKPPVPLDWAEVQSQGEANADQQNEPQLGLKDQQVLDVKSYASLFSKSIETLRVHLAEKGDGAELIWDKDDPPAMDFVTSAANLRMHIFSMNMKSRFDIKSMAGNIIPAIATTNAVIAGLIVLEGLKILSGKIDQCRTIFLNKQPNPRKKLLVPCALDPPNTNCYVCASKPEVTVRLNVHKVTVLTLQDKIVKEKFAMVAPDVQIEDGKGTILISSEEGETEANNPKKLSDFGIRNGSRLQADDFLQDYTLLINILHSEDLGKDVEFEVVGDTPEKVGPKQAEDAAKSIANGSDDGAQPSTSTAQEQDDVLIVDSDEEGPSNSTDGSGDDKARKRKLEENEGASTKKCRLEQTEDLDDIIALD; this comes from the exons ATGGCACTGTCGCGGGGGTTGCCCCGGGAGCTGGCCGAGGCGGTGTCCGGCGGCCGGGTGCTGGTGGTTGGCGCGGGTGGGATCGGCTGTGAGCTGCTCAAGAACCTGGTGCTCACTGGCTTCTCCCACATCGACCTG atTGATCTGGACACTATAGATGTCAGCAACCTCAACAGGCAGTtcttgtttcaaaagaaacatgTTGGAAGATCAAAGGCCCAG GTTGCCAAAGAAAGTGTGCTCCAGTTCCACCCCCAAGCGAACATTGAGGCCCACCATGACAGCATCATGAA CCCAGACTATAATGTGGAGTTTTTTCGACAGTTTATATTGGTCATGAATGCATTAGATAACAGAG CTGCACGAAACCACGTGAATAGGATGTGTCTGGCCGCTGATGTGCCTCTCATTGAAAGTGGGACTGCTGGGTATCTCGGACAGGTGACCACTATCAAGAAG GGTGTGACTGAGTGTTACGAATGTCATCCTAAGCCTACCCAGAGAACGTTCCCTGGCTGTACGATTCGGAACACACCTTCAGAACCTATCCATTGCATCGTATGGGCCAAGTATTTGTTCAA CCAGCTGTTTGGAGAGGAAGATGCTGATCAAGAAGTGTCTCCTGACAGAGCTGACCCTGAGGCTGCTT GGGAACCAACAGAGGCTGAAGCCAGAGCTCGAGCATCTAATGAAGACGGAGACATTAAGCGTATTTCCACTAAGGAATGGGCTAAGTCAACGGGATACGATCCAGTTAAACTTTTTACCAAG CTTTTTAAAGATGATATTAGGTATTTGCTGACAATGGACAAACTCTGGCGCAAGAGGAAACCTCCAGTTCCACTGGACTGGGCTGAAGTGCAGAGTCAAG GAGAAGCCAATGCCGATCAACAAAATGAGCCCCAGTTGGGATTGAAAGACCAGCAGGTTCTGGATGTAAAGAGCTACGCAAGTCTGTTTTCAAAGAGCATTGAGACTCTGCGAGTCCATTTAGCGGAGAAGGGGGATGGAGCTGAGCTCATCTGGGATAAG GACGACCCACCTGCAATGGATTTTGTCACATCTGCTGCAAACCTCAGGATGCACATTTTCAGCATGAATATGAAGAGCAGGTTTGATATAAAAT CAATGGCAGGGAATATCATTCCTGCTATAGCTACTACTAATGCAGTGATCGCCGGCTTGATAGTGTTGGAAGGATTAAAGATTTTATCTGGAAAAATAGACCAGTGTAGAACT aTTTTTTTGAATAAGCAGCCAAACCCAAGAAAGAAGCTCTTGGTGCCCTGTGCACTGGATCCTCCCAACACCAACTGTTACGTGTGTGCCAGCAAGCCAGAGGTGACTGTGCGGCTGAATGTCCACAAAGTGACTGTCCTCACCTTACAGGATAAG ATAGTGAAAGAAAAGTTTGCTATGGTGGCACCAGATGTCCAAATTGAAGATGGGAAAGGCACAATCCTGATAtcttcagaagagggagagacagaag CTAATAACCCCAAGAAGTTGTCCGATTTTGGAATTAGAAATGGCAGCCGGCTTCAAGCAGATGACTTCCTCCAGGACTATACTTTGCTGATCAACATTCTTCATAG CGAAGATCTTGGAAAGGATGTTGAATTTGAGGTAGTTGGTGACACTCCTGAAAAAGTGGGGCCAAAACAAGCTGAAGATGCTGCCAAAAGCATTGCCAATGGCAGCGATGATGGTGCCCAGCCTTCCACCTCCACAG CACAAGAGCAAGATGATGTGCTCATAGTTGATTCAGATGAAGAAGGCCCTTCAAATAGCACCGACGGCAGCGGGGATGACAAGGCCCGAAAGCGGAAACTGGAAGAGAATGAGGGTGCCAGTACCAAGAAGTGCCGCTTGGAGCAGACCGAAGATCTAGATGACATCATAGCGTTAGACTGA